The segment ATGGAGTCGCGGACCGGTCCGGCCGCGGGCCGTCGTCGAGCGTGAGGAGACGCGAACGCCATGACCACAGCCAAGGACATCATGCACCCCGGGGCCCACTGGATCCCGGCCCACGAGACCCTCGACCGGGCGGCCCAGTTGATGAGCCGCCTGGACGTGGGCGCGCTGCCCATCGCCGACGCTCAGGAGCGGCTCTGCGGCATCCTCACCGACCGGGACATCGTCGTCGGCTGTGTGGCCCTCGGCCACGATCCGGCGAAGATCACGGCCGGGGAGATGGCCCGGGGCACACCCCGGTGGATCGCGGCCGGCTCCGATGTGGGCGAGGTGCTCCAGGAGATGCAGGAGCACCAGATCCGGCGGCTGCCGGTGATCGAGGAGAAGAAGCTCGTCGGCATGATCAGCGAGGCGGATCTGGCGCAGCACCTCTCGGACGATCAGCTCGCCGGGTGGATGGAGAAGGTGTACGCCAGGGCCTGACGCCGCCCCGGGGTTTCTAGGTCGCGGGGGTGTGGCCGCCGCCCCGTACCGTCGAGTGCAGTACGGCTTCGGCGACCGCGTCCGGCCGGTCCAGCATCATCAGATGACCGGCGGGACCGGTCTCCCGGAAACGGGCTCCCAGCAGCAGGGCGAGGGCCCGTTGGCGGGCGGTCCAGCGGCGGCCGCCGGCGGTCGCGGCGAGGACGGTGACCGGCGCACCCGGCGGCAGCGGGCGGCGCTCGCGCAGGG is part of the Streptomyces qinzhouensis genome and harbors:
- a CDS encoding CBS domain-containing protein, which translates into the protein MTTAKDIMHPGAHWIPAHETLDRAAQLMSRLDVGALPIADAQERLCGILTDRDIVVGCVALGHDPAKITAGEMARGTPRWIAAGSDVGEVLQEMQEHQIRRLPVIEEKKLVGMISEADLAQHLSDDQLAGWMEKVYARA